The following are encoded in a window of Scleropages formosus chromosome 7, fSclFor1.1, whole genome shotgun sequence genomic DNA:
- the cavin4a gene encoding caveolae-associated protein 4a translates to MDQPKYRTTASTAAAADKLELSGVEDESGAPISAMTILSLLERVAGIVDSVQAGQQRMEERQLELENNIKTIQADVLKLAKDHSATSGTVEKLMQKARKVSANVKDVRTRVEKQNVRVKKVESTQDELLTRNKFRVVIYQGETEIPSVAVTKKPKGEGLAGVTVDPDTYDPPADLSSDEEYMVVEEADSSRAARLKKTGIKGIENIKAAFSRENVTKTKDNLGTKINHLGERIVPPERREKMHQASIRIKESGERLKENIAKKAPTKESFRIKLKKERTVAEGQEGAEGAPDAPPKARKSSPEVTYTEVVTETKREGPISEVGATRIGEESKIQFTVEAVDEGKGETGPGYDIKQLS, encoded by the exons ATGGATCAACCAAAGTACCGTACAACTGCCAGCACCGCGGCGGCGGCAGACAAACTGGAGCTGTCAGGTGTGGAGGACGAGAGTGGTGCCCCCATCAGTGCCATGACCATCCTGTCCCTGCTGGAGAGAGTGGCTGGCATTGTTGACAGCGTCCAGGCAGGCCAGCAGCGCATGGAGGAGCGTCAGCTAGAGCTGGAGAACAACATCAAAACTATCCAGGCTGATGTGCTCAAGCTGGCGAAGGACCACTCTGCCACCAGCGGCACGGTAGAGAAGCTGATGCAGAAGGCCCGCAAGGTCAGCGCCAACGTCAAGGACGTGCGAACGCGTGTGGAGAAGCAGAACGTGCGTGTCAAGAAGGTAGAGAGCACTCAGGATGAGCTGCTTACCAGGAACAAGTTTCGGGTGGTCATCTACCAG GGAGAAACTGAGATCCCTTCGGTGGCGGTCACAAAGAAACCCAAAGGAGAAGGGTTGGCAGGCGTGACTGTGGATCCAGACACCTATGATCCTCCCGCCGATCTTTCTTCAGATGAGGAGTACATGGTTGTGGAAGAGGCCGACTCTTCCCGGGCTGCCCGCTTGAAGAAGACGGGCATAAAAGGTATTGAGAACATTAAGGCGGCTTTCTCACGGGAGAACGTGACCAAGACGAAGGACAACCTGGGCACCAAGATCAACCACCTGGGTGAGCGCATTGTTCCTCCGGAGCGACGAGAGAAGATGCACCAGGCCAGTATACGGATCAAGGAATCTGGCGAGCGACTTAAAGAGAACATCGCCAAAAAGGCGCCAACGAAGGAGTCTTTCcgcatcaagctgaagaaggaaaggACTGTGGCCGAGGGTCAGGAAGGGGCCGAGGGGGCCCCAGATGCCCCTCCCAAGGCCCGCAAGTCCAGTCCCGAGGTCACCTACACTGAGGTGGTGACTGAAACAAAGCGCGAGGGTCCCATTTCGGAGGTGGGAGCCACCAGGATAGGAGAGGAGAGTAAAATCCAGTTCACAGTGGAAGCCGTTGATGAAGGAAAGGGTGAGACAGGGCCTGGGTATGACATCAAGCAACTCTCATAA